The Streptomyces kanamyceticus genome window below encodes:
- a CDS encoding GNAT family N-acetyltransferase produces MPPTDASTDAGTASAPAGADSTDTLDLRLPDDLIGLMAETDARAARTGPLGSEESVAYDLLDGVAQWGPATTAAGVFQLVPVRLERDLTLISRWMNDPAVAAFWELAGSEAVTESHLRPQLDGDGRSVPCLGVLDGTPMSYWEIYRADLDPLARHYPARPHDTGIHLLIGGVANRGRGLGTSLLRAVADLVLDHRPACARVVAEPDLRNTPSVSAFLSAGFRFSAEVELPDKRAALMVRDRALRAVL; encoded by the coding sequence GTGCCTCCCACCGATGCGAGCACTGACGCCGGAACGGCATCCGCACCAGCGGGCGCCGACAGCACCGACACCCTCGACCTGCGGCTGCCCGACGACCTCATCGGCCTGATGGCCGAGACCGATGCCCGAGCTGCGCGGACCGGCCCCCTCGGCAGCGAGGAATCCGTCGCGTACGACCTCCTCGACGGCGTCGCCCAATGGGGCCCTGCCACGACCGCGGCCGGGGTCTTCCAACTCGTGCCCGTCCGGCTGGAACGCGACCTCACCCTGATCAGTCGGTGGATGAACGACCCCGCCGTGGCGGCCTTCTGGGAACTCGCGGGATCCGAGGCCGTCACGGAATCCCATCTGCGCCCCCAGCTCGACGGCGATGGACGCAGCGTCCCCTGCCTGGGCGTACTCGACGGCACACCGATGAGCTACTGGGAGATCTACCGGGCCGATCTCGATCCGCTGGCCCGGCACTATCCCGCCCGTCCGCACGACACCGGAATCCACCTCCTGATCGGTGGTGTCGCCAACCGCGGCCGCGGGCTTGGTACTTCGCTGCTGAGAGCCGTGGCCGACCTGGTGCTCGACCACCGCCCCGCATGCGCACGTGTCGTAGCAGAACCCGACCTCCGCAACACCCCCTCCGTCTCCGCATTCCTGAGCGCAGGCTTCCGCTTCTCCGCCGAAGTGGAGCTGCCCGACAAGCGAGCCGCGCTCATGGTCCGTGACCGGGCCCTGCGCGCCGTGCTCTGA
- a CDS encoding IucA/IucC family protein, with the protein MNATPASEGRPHHHAPGAGGTQSSLVADSSTVPRQKGGGQEAERLHGISIDLLEHPDPHTAAQAAAVENLLRCWVRENNLPAPDQGALRIPLAASGTALLVPVHYWSATGWHRFGLPYLADGPDSAPPVDAVTVAALLGRETARRDAEVPTTRTAEPPEPEPTAGQAEATPDQAEVTPDRAEATLDRAEAMAAPSADAGADEAVKSIGMVDKVDGADLVGRVADSVRRTAEFIADRRDSPVDEPDLFLAAEQSLLLGHPLHPTPKSREGLSDTESRLYSPELRGAFPLHWLAVDRSVLAMDSAWTERGRPLPADQLTARLAGPGLPLPDGRVALPVHPWQIRELRHRPAAADLLDAGLLQDLGPHGAPWYPTSSVRTLYRSGAAAMLKLSLGLRITNSRRENLRKELHRGVEVHRLLRSGLAEQWQAAHPGFDVVRDPAWLAVTGSDGAPVPGLDVMIRHNPFGPGDDATCIAGLVSPRPSTRAAEHGRRPMRSRLGETITRLAGRTGRPRGAVAAEWFLRYLETVVRPVLWLDSEAGVALEAHQQNTLLLLDPHGWPVAGRYRDNQGYYFRESRRAELDRRLPGIGQDSDTFVSDEVTDERFAYYLGINNVLGLIGAIGVERLADERLLLAAFRRFLGDVASGPDRLRTSLPATLLDSPVLRCKANLLTRLHGLDELVGPVDTQSVYVSIANPLHS; encoded by the coding sequence TTGAACGCCACCCCTGCATCCGAAGGCCGACCCCACCACCACGCCCCAGGCGCGGGCGGCACGCAATCCTCACTGGTGGCGGATTCCAGTACGGTCCCCCGGCAGAAGGGCGGCGGCCAGGAGGCCGAGCGCCTGCACGGCATCTCCATCGATCTGCTGGAGCACCCCGACCCCCACACCGCCGCGCAGGCGGCGGCCGTCGAGAACCTGCTCCGCTGCTGGGTCAGGGAGAACAACCTCCCCGCCCCGGACCAGGGCGCCCTACGCATCCCGCTGGCCGCGAGCGGCACGGCCCTGCTGGTCCCCGTCCACTACTGGTCGGCCACCGGCTGGCACCGCTTCGGTCTCCCCTATCTGGCGGACGGCCCGGACAGCGCGCCTCCCGTCGACGCCGTCACCGTCGCCGCACTCCTCGGCCGCGAGACCGCCCGCCGCGACGCCGAGGTCCCAACGACCCGGACCGCGGAGCCGCCCGAGCCGGAGCCGACGGCTGGCCAGGCCGAGGCCACGCCTGACCAGGCCGAAGTCACGCCCGACCGGGCCGAGGCCACACTCGACAGAGCCGAGGCCATGGCCGCCCCGTCCGCGGACGCCGGTGCCGACGAGGCCGTCAAGAGCATCGGCATGGTCGACAAGGTCGACGGCGCCGACCTCGTCGGCCGCGTCGCGGACTCCGTACGCCGCACCGCGGAGTTCATCGCCGACCGCCGCGACAGCCCCGTCGATGAGCCCGACCTCTTCCTCGCCGCCGAACAGTCCCTGCTCCTCGGCCACCCCCTGCATCCGACCCCCAAGAGCCGCGAGGGTCTGTCCGACACCGAATCCCGGCTCTACTCACCGGAGCTGCGCGGCGCCTTCCCGCTGCACTGGCTGGCGGTCGACCGGTCCGTGCTCGCCATGGACTCGGCCTGGACCGAGCGCGGCCGCCCCCTTCCGGCCGACCAGCTCACCGCCCGCCTCGCCGGACCGGGACTGCCGTTGCCGGACGGCCGCGTGGCCCTGCCCGTGCACCCCTGGCAGATCCGTGAACTGCGGCACCGCCCCGCAGCCGCCGACCTCCTGGATGCCGGACTCCTCCAGGACCTCGGCCCCCATGGCGCCCCCTGGTACCCCACCTCCTCCGTGCGCACCCTCTACCGCTCGGGCGCCGCGGCCATGCTGAAGCTCTCGCTCGGCCTGCGCATCACCAACTCCCGTCGTGAGAATCTCCGTAAAGAACTCCACCGCGGCGTCGAGGTCCACCGGCTGCTGCGCAGCGGCCTCGCCGAGCAGTGGCAGGCCGCCCACCCGGGCTTCGACGTGGTCCGCGACCCCGCCTGGCTCGCCGTCACAGGATCCGACGGCGCGCCCGTCCCCGGGCTCGACGTCATGATCCGGCACAATCCCTTCGGCCCGGGCGACGACGCCACCTGCATCGCCGGACTCGTGTCGCCCAGGCCATCGACACGGGCGGCGGAGCACGGTCGCCGCCCGATGCGTTCCCGGCTGGGCGAGACCATCACGAGGCTCGCCGGACGAACGGGCCGTCCCCGGGGCGCCGTTGCCGCCGAGTGGTTCCTGCGCTACCTCGAAACCGTCGTCCGACCCGTGCTGTGGCTGGACAGCGAGGCGGGCGTCGCCCTGGAGGCGCACCAGCAGAACACGCTCCTCCTCCTTGACCCCCACGGCTGGCCGGTGGCCGGCCGCTACCGGGACAACCAGGGCTACTACTTCCGCGAGTCCCGACGCGCCGAACTCGACCGGCGCCTCCCCGGCATCGGACAGGACAGCGACACGTTCGTCTCCGACGAGGTGACGGACGAGCGGTTCGCCTACTACCTCGGCATCAACAACGTCCTCGGCCTCATCGGAGCCATCGGCGTCGAACGGCTCGCGGACGAGAGGCTGTTGCTCGCGGCCTTCCGTCGCTTCCTCGGCGACGTCGCGTCCGGCCCCGACAGGCTGCGCACCTCGCTGCCCGCGACGCTGCTCGACTCACCCGTGCTGCGCTGCAAGGCCAACCTGCTGACCCGACTGCACGGCCTCGACGAGCTCGTCGGCCCGGTCGACACCCAGTCCGTCTATGTCTCCATCGCCAACCCCCTTCATTCCTGA
- a CDS encoding diaminobutyrate--2-oxoglutarate transaminase family protein, which produces MAVTDPAPAAASAAHSATHPAPPATGAPAEHSGAHSAAHEGILRRQSARESAARTYARALPIVPVRARGLTIEGADGRRYLDCLSGAGTLALGHNHPVVLEAIRKVLDSEAPLHVLDLATPVKDDFTTELFRTLPAGLADRARIQFCGPAGTDAVEAALKLVRAATGRDGMLAFTGAYHGMTAGALEASGGAPDVRVARLPYPQDYRCPFGLGGEYGAELSARWTESLLDDTKSGVPAPAGMILEPVQGEGGVLPAPDAWLRRMREITAARGIPLIADEVQTGVGRTGAFWAVEHSGVVPDVMVLSKAIGGSLPLAVVVYRDDLDVWPPGSHAGTFRGNQLAMAAGTATLAYVRENGLAERAATLGARMLTQLRSLAAEHSCIGEVRGRGLMIGVELVDPTGGGSGPVGGSGLAGGVGPAGGSGATGGAGPTCGAGQGATSGLASDLATSPDVSLASNAAPAPAPAAPIPAQGKKHAPVLIPSGPSPDALPRITQPHPPAPELAAAVQRECLRRGLIVELGGRHSSVVRLLPPLTITDEQAAAVLDRLADALSAAARPSHA; this is translated from the coding sequence GTGGCCGTGACCGATCCTGCGCCCGCGGCGGCATCCGCAGCGCACTCCGCGACGCACCCCGCCCCACCCGCCACCGGAGCCCCCGCGGAACACTCCGGCGCGCACTCCGCGGCGCACGAGGGAATCCTGCGCCGCCAGTCGGCGCGCGAGTCGGCGGCGCGCACCTACGCGCGGGCCCTGCCGATCGTGCCCGTACGCGCGCGCGGCCTGACGATCGAGGGCGCGGACGGGCGCCGCTACCTCGACTGCCTCTCGGGCGCCGGAACCCTCGCCCTCGGCCACAATCACCCCGTGGTGCTCGAAGCCATCAGGAAGGTCCTCGACTCGGAGGCTCCCCTGCATGTTCTCGACCTGGCCACCCCCGTCAAGGACGACTTCACCACGGAGCTCTTCCGTACCCTGCCGGCCGGCCTGGCCGACCGGGCGCGCATCCAGTTCTGCGGCCCGGCGGGCACGGACGCGGTGGAAGCGGCCCTGAAACTGGTCCGCGCCGCCACCGGCCGCGACGGCATGCTGGCCTTCACCGGCGCCTACCACGGGATGACGGCCGGGGCCCTCGAAGCCTCCGGCGGCGCACCGGACGTACGCGTCGCGCGCCTGCCCTACCCGCAGGACTACCGCTGCCCGTTCGGACTCGGCGGCGAGTACGGCGCCGAACTCTCCGCCCGGTGGACCGAGAGCCTCCTCGACGACACCAAGTCCGGCGTCCCCGCACCGGCCGGCATGATCCTCGAACCCGTCCAGGGCGAAGGCGGCGTCCTTCCGGCCCCCGACGCATGGCTCCGCAGGATGCGCGAGATCACCGCGGCGCGCGGCATCCCGCTCATCGCCGACGAGGTGCAGACCGGCGTCGGACGCACCGGAGCCTTCTGGGCCGTCGAGCACAGCGGCGTCGTCCCGGACGTGATGGTGCTGTCCAAGGCGATCGGCGGCAGCCTCCCGCTGGCCGTCGTGGTCTACCGCGACGACCTGGACGTCTGGCCGCCCGGCTCCCACGCGGGCACCTTCCGCGGCAACCAACTCGCGATGGCCGCGGGCACGGCGACCCTCGCCTACGTCCGCGAGAACGGCCTCGCCGAACGCGCCGCCACCCTCGGCGCCCGCATGCTCACCCAACTGCGCTCCCTGGCGGCCGAACACTCCTGCATCGGCGAGGTCCGAGGCCGGGGCCTGATGATCGGCGTCGAACTCGTGGACCCGACGGGGGGAGGATCCGGCCCGGTGGGCGGATCTGGCCTGGCGGGAGGCGTAGGTCCGGCGGGAGGCTCGGGGGCGACGGGAGGTGCAGGTCCGACGTGCGGTGCGGGCCAGGGGGCAACTTCGGGCCTGGCCTCGGACTTGGCGACGTCTCCGGACGTATCGCTTGCCTCGAACGCGGCACCGGCTCCGGCACCGGCCGCCCCGATCCCGGCACAAGGCAAGAAGCACGCCCCGGTTCTGATTCCAAGTGGCCCCTCCCCGGACGCTCTGCCGCGCATCACCCAGCCCCACCCACCAGCCCCCGAACTGGCCGCCGCCGTCCAGCGCGAGTGCCTGCGCCGCGGACTCATCGTCGAACTCGGCGGCCGTCACTCCAGCGTCGTACGACTCCTTCCTCCTCTCACCATCACCGATGAACAGGCAGCCGCAGTCCTCGACCGCCTTGCCGATGCGCTGTCCGCCGCGGCGCGCCCGTCCCACGCATAG
- a CDS encoding trypsin-like serine peptidase: protein MRPIRPLSTARGGRSKRSRTSPVAAAVALGAALVLTATACGPGDDNAGGDSSASQPGDSGGDGKVTIPDGLKDKLKEHGIDLDEWKKGGWKKNWDKDKWLREAGEFVNPIIKDLWDPERMRDADKNPDHGVDDNDISGDQGVTDPTPKPVDAAAVKTPYHDQVAESGKLFFDGPDGSMVCSATVVKDPAHPGKSNMVWTAGHCVHAGAKGGWYRNMVFVPSYNNSGKSVEELQNAPKEEVAPYGVWWGDWAQTSDQWIEQGGPTGGLGAPYDFAVIHVTPEKGGDGKSLEETVGSALPVDFNAPAVPQIDGMTATGYPAAPPFDGQKAFQCADKPGRLSLSKPDPTMYRIGCTMTGGSSGGGWVAEGQDGKPALVSNTSIGPVTAGWLAGPRLGKEAKGVYSSVSKKFAGQ, encoded by the coding sequence ATGCGACCCATACGTCCGCTCTCTACCGCTCGCGGCGGGAGGAGCAAGCGCTCCAGAACCTCCCCCGTGGCGGCCGCTGTGGCGCTCGGCGCGGCGCTCGTACTGACCGCCACGGCCTGCGGCCCCGGCGACGACAACGCCGGTGGCGACTCGTCCGCTTCGCAGCCCGGTGACAGTGGCGGCGACGGCAAGGTCACGATCCCGGACGGTCTGAAGGACAAGCTCAAAGAGCACGGCATCGACCTGGACGAGTGGAAGAAGGGCGGCTGGAAGAAGAACTGGGACAAGGACAAGTGGCTTCGCGAGGCCGGTGAGTTCGTCAACCCGATCATCAAGGACCTGTGGGACCCGGAGCGGATGCGGGACGCCGACAAGAATCCCGACCACGGGGTCGACGACAACGACATCTCCGGTGACCAGGGCGTCACGGACCCGACGCCGAAGCCCGTGGACGCGGCTGCCGTCAAGACGCCGTACCACGACCAGGTCGCCGAGTCCGGCAAGCTCTTCTTCGACGGTCCCGACGGTTCGATGGTCTGCTCCGCGACCGTCGTCAAGGACCCGGCCCACCCCGGCAAGTCCAACATGGTGTGGACCGCGGGCCACTGCGTGCACGCGGGCGCCAAGGGCGGCTGGTACCGCAACATGGTCTTCGTCCCCTCGTACAACAACAGCGGCAAGTCGGTCGAAGAGCTCCAGAACGCTCCCAAGGAAGAAGTCGCTCCGTACGGCGTCTGGTGGGGCGACTGGGCACAGACCTCCGACCAGTGGATCGAGCAGGGTGGCCCCACCGGCGGCCTGGGTGCCCCGTACGACTTCGCGGTCATCCACGTGACGCCCGAGAAGGGCGGTGACGGCAAGTCGCTGGAGGAGACGGTCGGTTCGGCTCTCCCCGTGGACTTCAACGCTCCCGCGGTGCCGCAGATCGACGGGATGACGGCGACCGGCTACCCGGCCGCACCGCCGTTCGACGGCCAGAAGGCGTTCCAGTGCGCCGACAAGCCGGGCCGCCTTTCGCTCAGCAAGCCCGACCCGACGATGTACCGCATCGGCTGCACCATGACCGGCGGTTCGTCCGGCGGCGGCTGGGTCGCCGAGGGCCAGGACGGCAAGCCCGCGCTGGTGTCGAACACCTCCATCGGCCCGGTGACGGCGGGCTGGCTCGCCGGTCCGCGCCTGGGCAAGGAGGCCAAGGGCGTCTACAGCTCGGTCAGCAAGAAGTTCGCCGGTCAGTAG
- a CDS encoding trypsin-like serine peptidase, which translates to MRSTRAPFARRRGRGVALAATGLAATLALTATGCGPSEDKAGDKPDAAASQGADGGSDSGPDSKLPGDIADKLKDHGIDLDEWKKGGWKKNWGNGEWLREAKDFVNPVIEGLWKPERMKDAKDPNKTIAAKDASADQGATDPEPTPVQAKPEKTPYHENAAPVGKIFFDSPDGSMVCSGTVVKDPRNPGKSNLVWTAGHCVHAGKNGGWYRNITFVPSYNDLGKSEAELANAAPQEVAPYGQYWADWISTSNEWIDEGGPTGGAGATYDYAVLHVKPEQGGKSLEETVGNALDVDFSTPSTQTVSSMGAWGYPAAPPYNGLMMHKCVDKPGRLSLSPSLPTMYRIGCTMTGGSSGGGWFRVVGDKTKLVSNTSIGPAANTWLAGPQLGKGAEQVYDMMSKKYGSQ; encoded by the coding sequence ATGCGTTCCACTCGTGCGCCGTTCGCGCGCCGCCGTGGACGGGGCGTCGCACTCGCCGCCACCGGCCTCGCCGCGACCCTGGCGCTCACCGCCACGGGCTGCGGCCCGAGCGAAGACAAGGCGGGCGACAAGCCGGACGCCGCCGCGTCGCAGGGAGCCGACGGCGGCTCCGACTCCGGTCCCGACTCCAAACTGCCCGGCGACATCGCCGACAAGCTCAAGGACCACGGCATCGACCTGGATGAGTGGAAGAAGGGCGGCTGGAAGAAGAACTGGGGCAACGGCGAGTGGCTTCGCGAGGCCAAGGACTTCGTCAATCCGGTCATCGAGGGGCTCTGGAAGCCCGAGCGGATGAAGGACGCCAAGGACCCGAACAAGACGATCGCCGCGAAGGACGCGAGCGCCGACCAGGGCGCGACCGACCCGGAGCCGACGCCGGTCCAGGCCAAGCCCGAGAAGACGCCGTACCACGAGAACGCCGCCCCGGTGGGCAAGATCTTCTTCGACTCCCCCGACGGGTCGATGGTCTGCTCCGGCACCGTCGTGAAGGACCCCCGCAACCCGGGCAAGTCCAATCTCGTGTGGACCGCGGGCCATTGCGTGCACGCCGGTAAGAACGGCGGCTGGTACCGCAACATCACCTTCGTCCCCTCGTACAACGACCTGGGCAAGTCCGAGGCCGAGCTGGCCAACGCGGCCCCGCAGGAAGTCGCCCCCTACGGCCAGTACTGGGCCGACTGGATCTCGACCTCCAACGAGTGGATCGACGAGGGCGGCCCGACGGGCGGCGCGGGCGCGACGTACGACTACGCCGTGCTGCACGTGAAGCCCGAGCAGGGCGGCAAGTCGCTCGAGGAGACGGTCGGCAACGCGCTCGACGTCGACTTCTCGACCCCCTCGACGCAGACCGTGAGCTCGATGGGCGCTTGGGGCTACCCGGCCGCCCCGCCGTACAACGGCCTGATGATGCACAAGTGCGTCGACAAGCCGGGCCGTCTCTCCCTGTCGCCGTCGCTGCCGACGATGTACCGCATCGGCTGCACCATGACCGGCGGTTCGTCCGGCGGCGGCTGGTTCCGGGTCGTCGGCGACAAGACCAAGCTCGTGTCCAACACCTCGATCGGCCCGGCCGCCAACACCTGGCTCGCCGGACCGCAGCTGGGCAAGGGCGCCGAGCAGGTCTACGACATGATGAGCAAGAAGTACGGCTCGCAGTAG
- the hflX gene encoding GTPase HflX: MTSSSSPSQDAQSFAQNYPEGLRADALMEEDVAWSHEIDGDRDGDQLDRSERAALRRVAGLSTELEDVTEVEYRQLRLERVVLVGVWTSGTVQDAENSVAELAALAETAGALVLDGVIQRRDKPDPATYIGSGKALELRDIVLETGADTVVCDGELSPGQLIHLEDVVKVKVVDRTALILDIFAQHAKSREGKAQVALAQMQYMLPRLRGWGQSLSRQMGGGGGGGMATRGPGETKIETDRRRIREKMAKMRREIAEMKTGRDIKRQERRRNKVPSVAIAGYTNAGKSSLLNRLTGAGVLVENSLFATLDPTVRRAETPSGRLYTLADTVGFVRHLPHHLVEAFRSTMEEVGESDLILHVVDGSHPVPEEQLAAVREVIRDVGATDVPEIVVVNKADAADPLVLQRLLRNEKHAIVVSARTGAGIEDLLALIDAELPRPEVEIEALVPYTHGQLISRAHAEGEVLSEEHTAEGTVLKARVHEELAVELAPYVPATH; this comes from the coding sequence ATGACCTCCTCTTCTTCCCCTTCCCAGGACGCACAGAGCTTCGCGCAGAACTACCCCGAAGGTCTTCGGGCCGATGCCCTGATGGAAGAGGACGTCGCCTGGAGCCACGAGATCGACGGAGACCGGGACGGCGACCAGCTCGACCGCTCCGAGCGCGCGGCCCTGCGCCGCGTCGCGGGCCTCTCCACCGAGCTCGAGGACGTCACCGAAGTCGAGTACCGACAGCTCCGTCTGGAGCGCGTGGTGCTCGTCGGCGTGTGGACTTCCGGGACGGTCCAGGATGCGGAGAACTCCGTCGCCGAGCTGGCCGCCCTCGCCGAGACCGCGGGTGCGCTCGTGCTCGACGGCGTCATCCAGCGCCGCGACAAGCCGGACCCGGCGACGTACATCGGCTCCGGCAAGGCCCTTGAGCTGCGCGACATCGTCCTCGAGACCGGCGCCGACACCGTCGTGTGTGACGGTGAGCTCAGCCCCGGCCAGCTGATCCACCTCGAAGACGTCGTCAAGGTCAAGGTGGTCGACAGGACCGCCCTGATCCTCGACATCTTCGCCCAGCACGCCAAGTCCCGAGAGGGCAAGGCGCAGGTCGCCCTCGCGCAGATGCAGTACATGCTGCCGAGGCTCCGCGGCTGGGGTCAGTCGCTCTCCCGTCAGATGGGTGGCGGCGGCGGTGGCGGCATGGCCACCCGTGGTCCCGGTGAGACCAAGATCGAGACGGACCGGCGACGGATCCGCGAGAAGATGGCGAAGATGCGCCGGGAGATCGCGGAGATGAAGACGGGCCGCGACATCAAGCGGCAGGAGCGCCGACGCAACAAGGTGCCCTCGGTCGCGATCGCCGGTTACACGAACGCGGGCAAGTCCTCGCTGCTCAACCGACTCACGGGCGCGGGCGTCCTGGTGGAGAACTCGCTGTTCGCCACCCTCGACCCGACCGTGCGCCGGGCCGAGACGCCGAGCGGTCGGCTCTACACGCTGGCCGACACCGTCGGGTTCGTACGGCATCTGCCGCACCACCTCGTCGAGGCGTTCCGCTCCACCATGGAGGAGGTCGGCGAATCCGACCTGATCCTGCACGTGGTGGACGGCTCGCACCCGGTGCCGGAGGAGCAGCTGGCCGCCGTGCGCGAGGTGATCCGGGACGTGGGCGCCACCGACGTACCCGAGATCGTGGTGGTCAACAAGGCGGACGCGGCGGACCCGTTGGTCCTCCAGCGGCTGCTGCGCAACGAGAAGCACGCGATCGTGGTCTCCGCGCGGACAGGTGCCGGTATCGAGGATCTCCTCGCGCTCATCGACGCCGAACTGCCGCGACCCGAGGTCGAGATCGAGGCCCTCGTTCCGTACACGCACGGCCAGCTCATCTCGCGGGCGCACGCCGAGGGCGAGGTGCTCTCCGAGGAGCACACCGCCGAGGGCACGGTGCTCAAGGCGCGGGTGCACGAGGAGCTTGCCGTGGAGCTCGCTCCGTATGTGCCGGCCACGCACTGA
- a CDS encoding M1 family metallopeptidase has translation MLLTPRPKATRTKALRTRRVAVALLAASASAALIAASAPPPATPLGIGDRLFPHLGNPGYDVASYDIAFTYRGDNSKPLDAVTKIDARATAPLERVNLDFAHGKVRSVEVNGKAARFVGTGEDLVVTPAAPVAPGERMLITVRHTSDPVAAKGAEGGWVRTGDGLAMANQADAAHLVFPCNDHPSDKADFTFRITAPKGLTAVANGLPVARTRHGGGGTTWSYRTRHPMATELAQVSIGRSSVIRRKGPNGLPVRDVVPTKDRKTLERWLKKTPGQLGWMEKKVGRYPFEAYGVLIAQAQTGYELETQTLSLFERELFTRPEYPEWYVDSIMVHELAHQWFGDSVSPRSWSDLWLNEGHATWYEALYAQEKAQRPLAVRMRDAYRQSDAWRAAGGPPAAPKEPAPGQKISIFRPVVYDGSALVLYALRQEIGQPAFDRIERAWVHEYRDGNATTDDFVRLASQEAGRDLGGFFKAWLYGEKTPPMPGHPDWRTSTTDGK, from the coding sequence ATGCTGCTCACCCCTCGGCCCAAGGCCACCAGGACGAAGGCCCTCCGCACGCGCCGCGTTGCCGTCGCCCTGCTCGCCGCCTCCGCGTCCGCCGCCCTCATCGCGGCGAGCGCCCCGCCGCCCGCGACCCCCCTCGGCATCGGCGACCGGCTCTTCCCGCACCTGGGCAACCCCGGTTACGACGTGGCGTCGTACGACATCGCCTTCACCTACCGCGGCGACAACAGCAAGCCGCTGGACGCCGTGACCAAGATCGACGCGCGCGCGACGGCTCCCTTGGAACGCGTGAATCTCGACTTCGCGCACGGCAAGGTCCGTTCCGTCGAGGTCAACGGCAAGGCCGCCCGCTTCGTCGGCACCGGCGAGGACCTGGTCGTCACACCGGCCGCCCCGGTGGCGCCCGGCGAGCGGATGCTGATCACCGTGCGGCACACCAGCGACCCGGTCGCCGCGAAGGGCGCCGAGGGCGGCTGGGTGCGCACCGGGGACGGGCTCGCCATGGCCAACCAGGCCGACGCCGCCCACCTGGTCTTCCCGTGCAACGACCACCCCTCGGACAAGGCGGACTTCACCTTCCGGATCACCGCTCCGAAGGGCCTCACCGCGGTCGCCAACGGCCTCCCGGTCGCCAGGACCCGGCACGGCGGAGGCGGCACCACCTGGTCGTACCGGACCCGCCACCCCATGGCCACCGAGCTGGCCCAGGTGTCGATCGGCCGCTCCAGCGTCATCCGGCGGAAGGGGCCGAACGGCCTCCCCGTACGCGATGTGGTGCCCACCAAGGACCGCAAGACCCTGGAGCGCTGGCTGAAGAAGACGCCCGGCCAGCTCGGGTGGATGGAGAAGAAGGTCGGCCGCTACCCCTTCGAGGCGTACGGAGTGCTGATCGCACAGGCGCAGACCGGCTACGAACTGGAGACGCAGACGCTCTCTCTCTTCGAGAGAGAGCTCTTCACCCGCCCCGAGTACCCCGAGTGGTACGTCGACTCGATCATGGTGCACGAGCTGGCGCACCAGTGGTTCGGCGACAGCGTGAGCCCGCGGTCCTGGTCGGACCTCTGGCTCAACGAGGGCCACGCCACCTGGTACGAAGCGCTCTACGCCCAGGAGAAGGCGCAGCGGCCGCTCGCGGTGCGGATGCGGGACGCCTATCGCCAGTCGGACGCCTGGCGCGCGGCGGGCGGGCCGCCCGCCGCGCCGAAGGAGCCCGCGCCGGGGCAGAAGATCAGCATCTTCCGGCCCGTCGTCTACGACGGCAGCGCGCTGGTGCTCTACGCCCTGCGGCAGGAGATCGGGCAGCCCGCCTTCGACCGCATCGAGCGGGCCTGGGTCCACGAGTACCGGGACGGCAACGCGACGACCGACGACTTCGTGCGGCTCGCGTCCCAGGAAGCGGGGCGTGACCTGGGCGGATTCTTCAAGGCCTGGCTGTACGGGGAGAAGACGCCGCCGATGCCGGGGCACCCGGACTGGCGTACCTCGACGACGGACGGGAAGTAA